In the genome of Mesotoga infera, the window CTTATTGTCAAGCTCGATGTCTATTTGTCGATAAGATTCATAACTTATTCCTCTTTCGGGTGGATGAGAGATACCTATATGATAATCGGCATCGTCAGCGCAATTGTCGGCGTCGTCTTCGCCGTCAATTCAAAGAACGCCAAGAGGGTCCTCGCATACCATACTATCTCTCAAGTTGGCTTCATGCTCGTAAATTGTGACAAATCCTCTGCCTGGCACGGCTTTAGCCATGCAGTATTCAAAACTCTCCTCTTTCTGGTGGTCGGGAATATTTCGGCAAGACTTGGTACAAAGGAGTATTCAAAGTGGTCGGGGAAGATCACAAAAGTCGAGTATGCCTTTCTCTTGATCGGTTCGCTTGCTATTGCGGGATTTCCTATGACATCCGGGTGTGTAACTAAAGAGATCATCATACACGGCGCTTGTTGTCCTTCGTTGAAGATCCTGCTTCTTATTGCTTCCGCTGGAACGGCAATGAGCTTCTCGAAGTTCATCTTTCTCAAACCCGGTAAATCTTCCTCCTGGCCGGCCGCGAATACCGTTGCTGCTTACTCCATCTTGTCCGGAGTCATAATCTTACACGGGATTATCGGTTTCGAAATATACATGTTCGAATCATTACTTGCCGTTATCGCGGGAGTAGCCACATATCTTCTGCTTCGCAAGTTCCTTAGACCTCTGCCGGTTTACTTCGAGAGAATCGATTCGGCACTCTCTTCATATCTCATACTCTTTCTTATTTCGATCGTGCTGGCAATAATCCTCTCCTCTTGAAAAGGAGTATCGATTCCGCTATAATCGTCTTTGTAGGCGAGTAGCTCAATTGGCAGAGCGACGGTCTCCAAAATCGTAGGTCGGGGGTTCGAGGCCCTCCTCGCCTGCCAGAAAAGAGAGGAATCATCCTCTCTTTTTCTTTTTAGTTATTACCGATCGCCTTGGCCATGTTCATACTTGTTACTTCATATCCCATCTTCTTGTACAGCGATACTGCCGCGGTGTTATGAGCAAAGACATGCAGCGAAAGCTGTTCTACTCCAAGCCCCCTGGCATATTCTTCAAGCGCTTCGAGGCTCAGCTTTCCGTAACCCTTTCCTCTGAATTCTTTGTCGATCACGAAA includes:
- a CDS encoding NADH-ubiquinone oxidoreductase yields the protein MIALVFLPVLGGIICLVLKDKKSVSSNVAIITVFASGSVLPFVIFEDASIILGKWGSLGIGMAVDEFAIPFLLSTFIVMLAVILNSIKRGYDGFFYALILILYGTLNSIFLSRDLFSIFVTIELASIISFILISYEKKPRQAWASLKYLLLSSLGLNFYLLGIGIVYMETGSFAMDSLEHVSTIATVLIFGGLAVKSGLFFFSMWLPDAHSNAPIEVSPILSGLIVKLDVYLSIRFITYSSFGWMRDTYMIIGIVSAIVGVVFAVNSKNAKRVLAYHTISQVGFMLVNCDKSSAWHGFSHAVFKTLLFLVVGNISARLGTKEYSKWSGKITKVEYAFLLIGSLAIAGFPMTSGCVTKEIIIHGACCPSLKILLLIASAGTAMSFSKFIFLKPGKSSSWPAANTVAAYSILSGVIILHGIIGFEIYMFESLLAVIAGVATYLLLRKFLRPLPVYFERIDSALSSYLILFLISIVLAIILSS
- a CDS encoding GNAT family N-acetyltransferase, with product EIDSLLTDGLNTENHELLSLIDRETGKKIGYLWLHVFSATENKGFIYDFVIDKEFRGKGYGKLSLEALEEYARGLGVEQLSLHVFAHNTAAVSLYKKMGYEVTSMNMAKAIGNN